In uncultured Cohaesibacter sp., a genomic segment contains:
- a CDS encoding AraC family transcriptional regulator, which yields MLLQEISKKELLTHLRNLADRIAPGLASEVSSHAIITGAELITAGTPQTIMSDVYAPMASIVLQGSMEVSIGQVMLHYDPGACFVGSIDLPITSRITAASPAKPYRAIHLQLERDSLADLVAEALDHEPEQGKCYALGQATTELLEAAGRLLQLASRPEDIPVMGPMIRREMLYRLLRGPQAAAIHQIVLSDPRIQQIRRALTWIRSNLDQTVPIADMANCAGMSEPSFRRHFRVATGMSPLQYQKTLRLQAARRAILAGTEVSRAAYAVGYESASQFSREYSRTFGIAPSRDSRSLSLSDCG from the coding sequence TTGCTCCTGCAGGAAATTTCCAAGAAAGAATTGCTCACCCATTTGCGCAATCTGGCCGACAGAATTGCTCCGGGGCTCGCGTCTGAGGTCAGCAGCCATGCGATCATCACTGGCGCTGAACTGATCACCGCTGGCACGCCGCAAACCATCATGTCAGATGTCTATGCCCCGATGGCGAGCATCGTTCTGCAAGGGAGCATGGAAGTGTCGATTGGGCAGGTCATGCTGCATTATGACCCGGGTGCCTGTTTTGTCGGTTCAATAGATCTGCCGATCACCAGTCGCATCACAGCGGCCAGCCCGGCAAAGCCCTATCGCGCCATCCATTTGCAGCTTGAGCGGGACAGTCTGGCCGATCTGGTCGCGGAAGCCTTGGATCATGAGCCCGAACAGGGCAAATGCTATGCCTTGGGACAAGCGACGACGGAGCTGCTGGAGGCGGCTGGCCGGTTGTTGCAACTGGCCTCCAGACCGGAGGATATACCGGTGATGGGGCCAATGATCCGGCGTGAAATGCTCTATCGCCTGCTGCGTGGCCCTCAGGCGGCCGCCATACACCAGATCGTGCTGTCCGACCCCAGAATTCAGCAGATCAGGCGGGCTCTCACATGGATTCGCAGCAATCTCGACCAGACAGTGCCGATTGCCGACATGGCCAATTGCGCAGGCATGAGTGAGCCATCTTTCCGTCGTCATTTTCGCGTTGCAACCGGCATGAGCCCATTGCAATATCAGAAGACCCTGCGCCTGCAGGCCGCCCGACGCGCCATTCTGGCCGGGACCGAGGTAAGCCGCGCCGCCTATGCCGTGGGCTACGAAAGCGCCTCTCAGTTCAGTCGCGAATATTCCCGCACTTTCGGCATAGCACCATCACGGGATTCCAGAAGCCTTTCACTTAGCGATTGCGGCTAA
- a CDS encoding Gfo/Idh/MocA family oxidoreductase, with protein sequence MSNTPIRVGFIGLNPDKNWANMAHLPALKSLGDRFEIIGVANSSAQSAKHTAEALGLKYAFETPDALVASDEVDLVVVTVKVPYHFELVSKALNAGKHVYCEWPLGNGLEEARQLAALAERKGVVAVAGTQARTAQEILHLKKLIADGYAGKILSTSIIGTGGNWADQTSEALYYLFDKKNGATMEDIPMGHTLAAVRDVLGDFASLDATKLFNFDKVTVAETGEQRVKSSPDQVMVQGALDSGAAFSLHYKGGTNRGNNFLWEINGTEGDILVTADLGHAQMVQLTIKGARGEEKVMTDLMPDASLYVGQPEFPGARNVAGIYARLADDLANGTRTAPTFADAVVLHDVLDKIEKSAAAKG encoded by the coding sequence ATGAGCAATACCCCCATTCGTGTTGGCTTTATTGGCCTTAACCCGGATAAAAACTGGGCCAACATGGCCCATCTGCCTGCGCTGAAGTCGCTGGGTGATCGCTTTGAGATCATCGGAGTGGCCAACAGCTCGGCACAAAGCGCCAAACACACCGCAGAGGCCCTTGGCCTCAAATATGCTTTTGAGACACCAGATGCATTGGTCGCCTCCGATGAGGTCGATCTGGTGGTTGTCACTGTCAAGGTGCCTTATCATTTCGAACTGGTCAGCAAGGCCTTGAATGCTGGCAAGCATGTTTATTGCGAATGGCCACTGGGCAACGGATTGGAAGAAGCGCGGCAACTCGCAGCACTGGCCGAAAGGAAGGGAGTGGTCGCTGTTGCGGGAACGCAGGCGCGTACCGCCCAAGAGATTCTCCACCTCAAAAAGCTGATCGCAGATGGATATGCCGGGAAAATTCTCTCCACAAGCATCATTGGGACTGGCGGCAACTGGGCGGATCAGACCAGCGAAGCGCTCTATTATCTCTTTGACAAGAAAAATGGCGCGACCATGGAGGACATTCCGATGGGGCATACATTGGCAGCTGTCAGGGACGTACTTGGCGATTTTGCCTCGCTTGATGCGACCAAACTGTTCAATTTCGACAAGGTGACCGTTGCTGAAACCGGCGAGCAGAGGGTCAAGTCGTCTCCTGATCAGGTCATGGTGCAGGGAGCGCTTGACAGCGGTGCGGCTTTTTCGCTGCATTACAAGGGTGGAACCAATCGGGGGAACAATTTCCTGTGGGAGATCAACGGCACCGAAGGTGACATTCTGGTGACCGCAGATCTTGGTCACGCCCAGATGGTTCAATTGACCATAAAGGGAGCGCGCGGCGAGGAGAAGGTTATGACGGATCTCATGCCGGATGCTTCCCTTTATGTAGGCCAGCCGGAATTTCCCGGCGCGCGCAATGTGGCCGGAATATATGCCCGCCTTGCCGATGACCTAGCCAACGGAACCCGCACGGCACCAACTTTTGCCGATGCAGTGGTGCTGCATGATGTTCTCGACAAGATTGAAAAATCCGCAGCTGCCAAGGGCTAG
- the gudD gene encoding glucarate dehydratase yields the protein MVAPDAFGTGSPKVTSMRVVPVAGQDSMLLNLSGAHAPYFTRNVVLLEDETGRTGVGEVPGGEKIRQTLEDAIPLVTGQPIARINSILKAMNDSFANRDKGGRGTQTFDLRITIHAITAVEAALLDLMGQFVNLPVAALLGEGQQRDKVRMLGYLFYIADRNKTNLPYRSETEAKDDWLRLRNEEAMTPDAVVRLAEASYERYGFEDFKLKGGVLAGEEEMQAAAALKQRFPQGRISVDPNGAWSLDEAIALCKGQDHILAYAEDPCGAENGYSGREIMSEFRRATGLQTATNMIATDWRQMGHSVMLQSVDIPLADPHFWTMQGTVRVAQMCRDWGLIWGSHSNNHFDISLAMFTHAAAAAPGRITPIDTHWIWQDGQHLTKEPLQIKGGEIAVPERPGLGIEADIDAIMAAHDLYKKKGLGARDDAIGMQFLIPNWTFDNKRPCLVR from the coding sequence ATGGTAGCGCCAGATGCATTCGGGACAGGATCCCCGAAGGTCACATCCATGCGCGTAGTGCCCGTTGCCGGTCAGGACAGCATGTTGCTGAATTTGAGCGGAGCACACGCCCCCTATTTCACGCGCAATGTTGTTTTGCTGGAAGATGAAACCGGAAGGACCGGCGTGGGCGAAGTCCCCGGCGGCGAGAAGATCAGACAAACGCTGGAAGATGCAATCCCGCTCGTCACCGGACAACCGATCGCCCGCATCAATTCCATCCTCAAGGCGATGAATGACAGCTTTGCCAATCGCGACAAGGGGGGGCGAGGCACCCAGACCTTCGACTTGCGCATCACCATTCATGCGATAACGGCTGTGGAAGCGGCGCTGCTGGATCTGATGGGACAATTTGTCAATCTGCCCGTTGCCGCCCTTCTGGGCGAGGGTCAGCAGCGCGACAAGGTGCGCATGCTGGGCTATCTTTTCTATATTGCCGATCGCAACAAGACCAACCTGCCCTATCGCTCGGAGACAGAGGCAAAGGACGACTGGCTGCGCCTGCGCAACGAGGAAGCCATGACGCCGGACGCTGTGGTTCGGCTAGCGGAAGCCTCCTATGAACGCTATGGCTTTGAGGATTTCAAGCTCAAGGGCGGCGTTCTGGCTGGCGAAGAGGAAATGCAGGCAGCCGCAGCCCTCAAGCAGCGCTTCCCGCAGGGGCGCATCTCCGTCGACCCCAATGGGGCATGGTCGCTGGATGAAGCGATTGCCCTTTGCAAGGGGCAGGATCACATTCTGGCCTATGCAGAAGATCCTTGCGGCGCCGAAAATGGCTATTCGGGCCGCGAGATCATGTCCGAATTCCGCCGCGCGACCGGCCTTCAGACCGCCACCAACATGATCGCCACCGACTGGCGGCAGATGGGCCATTCGGTGATGTTGCAATCGGTGGATATTCCGCTGGCCGACCCTCATTTCTGGACCATGCAGGGCACCGTGCGCGTCGCCCAGATGTGTCGCGACTGGGGCTTGATCTGGGGCTCCCATTCCAACAATCATTTCGACATTTCGCTGGCCATGTTCACCCATGCGGCAGCAGCGGCGCCGGGGCGCATCACCCCGATTGACACCCACTGGATCTGGCAGGATGGGCAACATCTGACCAAGGAACCCCTGCAGATCAAGGGCGGCGAAATTGCCGTGCCAGAACGCCCCGGCCTCGGCATCGAAGCCGATATCGACGCCATCATGGCAGCACATGACCTTTACAAGAAAAAGGGACTGGGTGCCCGTGACGATGCCATCGGCATGCAGTTTCTCATTCCGAACTGGACATTCGATAACAAACGGCCTTGCCTCGTGCGCTAA
- a CDS encoding ABC transporter substrate-binding protein gives MKFLKSGLAVAMAAFMGLAASQTMAADVEIAKNLRIVIGSKSTGGDTYQNSAIVAQALAEKLGNNVKVDAVGSSAAFKALARISNGSTIMIFHDQSYLGYLYGVKGYFDIFEDFTVGPTVAINPGNAYLVPKKSPYQSIEDIIQACAKDTKIRVAIQPGGVSEIGYSALKNAIKLRYPGKEGNLVAVNTGSQSDKNQLLFDGQADLIQGSVQANEQYTQLPAEDQKAMRFVWLTAREETIKQTKPEGMGNTTQAHLLDYVSPKVSVTLDGNQDFTFDKEFFFLYNKKMDPAIVDILDKALGEIYAEGKIQETQKNSFFIPNFKPSAEAAAYLKDKMEKYAVIIESIK, from the coding sequence ATGAAGTTTCTGAAAAGCGGGCTTGCGGTTGCTATGGCTGCCTTCATGGGCCTGGCGGCATCGCAAACGATGGCGGCAGATGTCGAGATCGCCAAGAATTTGCGTATCGTGATCGGCTCGAAATCGACCGGTGGTGACACCTATCAGAACTCCGCCATCGTGGCACAGGCTCTGGCTGAAAAGCTTGGCAATAATGTCAAGGTCGATGCTGTCGGCTCCAGCGCCGCCTTCAAGGCTCTGGCCCGTATTTCCAATGGCAGCACGATCATGATCTTCCATGATCAGTCCTATCTGGGCTATCTGTATGGCGTGAAGGGCTATTTCGATATCTTTGAAGATTTCACCGTAGGGCCGACCGTCGCGATTAATCCGGGTAACGCCTATCTGGTGCCGAAAAAGTCACCCTATCAGAGCATTGAAGACATCATTCAGGCTTGCGCCAAGGATACCAAGATCCGCGTGGCCATTCAGCCCGGCGGCGTCTCCGAAATTGGCTATTCTGCTTTGAAAAACGCCATCAAATTGCGCTATCCGGGCAAGGAAGGCAATCTGGTTGCGGTCAATACCGGTTCCCAGTCCGACAAGAACCAGCTGCTGTTTGATGGACAGGCTGATCTGATTCAGGGCTCTGTACAGGCCAACGAGCAATATACCCAGCTGCCAGCCGAAGACCAGAAAGCCATGCGCTTTGTCTGGCTGACCGCCCGCGAAGAAACCATCAAGCAGACCAAGCCCGAAGGCATGGGCAACACCACTCAGGCACATCTGCTTGATTACGTCTCGCCGAAGGTTTCTGTTACGCTTGATGGCAATCAGGATTTCACCTTCGATAAGGAATTCTTCTTCCTCTACAACAAGAAGATGGATCCTGCCATCGTCGATATTCTCGACAAGGCTCTGGGCGAAATCTACGCTGAAGGCAAAATCCAGGAAACCCAGAAGAATTCTTTCTTCATTCCAAACTTCAAGCCATCTGCTGAAGCTGCAGCCTATCTGAAAGACAAGATGGAAAAATATGCAGTGATCATCGAAAGCATCAAATAG
- a CDS encoding tripartite tricarboxylate transporter TctB family protein, translated as MADGSSLFKVSIDFSQSHLFFPNIIHWILLILALLIALTEGPRYLRKRRALALEGNGSDKAAASKVAGKVASKVASKVDWLRLIGMLVLTILYFFAMEPVGEIFPNTGLGFLLTSIPFMFLLSILFVHEPGRREFVTIALSSIISPTIAWYVLAHIFQITLP; from the coding sequence ATGGCAGATGGTAGTTCTCTGTTCAAGGTGTCGATCGACTTCAGTCAGTCGCACCTGTTCTTTCCCAATATCATTCACTGGATCCTTCTGATCCTAGCCCTGTTGATCGCCCTGACCGAAGGCCCGAGATATCTGCGCAAGAGACGTGCACTGGCGCTTGAGGGCAATGGCAGCGACAAGGCGGCAGCCAGCAAAGTGGCCGGAAAGGTGGCCAGCAAGGTAGCCAGCAAGGTAGATTGGCTGCGCCTCATCGGCATGCTGGTTCTGACGATCCTCTATTTCTTCGCAATGGAGCCGGTTGGCGAAATCTTCCCCAATACGGGCCTTGGATTTCTGCTCACCTCCATTCCATTCATGTTCCTGCTCTCCATTCTCTTTGTGCATGAGCCGGGACGTCGTGAATTTGTGACCATAGCGCTCAGTTCGATTATTTCGCCGACCATCGCCTGGTATGTGCTGGCGCATATATTCCAGATCACTCTGCCCTGA
- a CDS encoding tripartite tricarboxylate transporter permease codes for MEFLNYLTPMFFALVGFGVIVGIIFGAIPGMTATMAVAVCLPMTYALDLTNGLALLLGLYVGGISGGLVPAILLNIPGTPSSITTTFDGYPMTQKGEGERALKTGITASLFGGIFSAVVLFLFAPSLADFAIKFSYVEKFLIILFALTVIASLSRNLLLGIFSGVLGVWFSLIGSYDISSGGNGEYRLMTDAMEPFLESGFSLLPVLIGLFGLGTIMQEAEKGIREEVGKGKKLELNGGKRFSLSVFKGQIVNLIRSSSLGTFVGLLPGVGGSAASVLSYTQQKNFSKHPEQLGKGAPEGVIASEAANNGLTGGALIPLLSLGIPGDSTTAVLIGAFTLQGIQLGPLFIGNNLDTWNTMMVALLFANLVMFLVMFFAIRYIVKVITIPKYLLYPGIIMMCVVGAYAINFGIMFDVWTLLFFGLFGYLGQKVGLEVAPFIIGFILGKQAEVYFVKSLESFGSLTIFFTKSPIAMVLWVLILISVAFSIYGMIKQKYNNNKQA; via the coding sequence ATGGAATTTCTAAATTATCTAACGCCCATGTTTTTCGCTCTGGTTGGTTTCGGCGTGATCGTTGGAATCATCTTTGGCGCCATTCCCGGCATGACCGCGACCATGGCTGTGGCGGTCTGCCTGCCCATGACCTATGCGCTCGATCTGACCAACGGGCTGGCCCTGTTGCTCGGGCTTTATGTCGGTGGCATCTCAGGCGGGCTCGTGCCTGCCATTCTGCTCAATATCCCAGGGACGCCCTCTTCGATCACCACCACCTTTGATGGCTACCCCATGACGCAGAAAGGCGAGGGGGAGCGGGCGCTCAAGACCGGGATCACGGCATCCCTGTTCGGTGGTATTTTCAGCGCGGTGGTGCTGTTCCTGTTTGCGCCGAGCCTTGCTGATTTTGCGATCAAATTCTCCTATGTCGAGAAATTTCTGATCATTCTGTTCGCGCTGACGGTGATAGCCTCCTTGTCGCGCAATCTGCTGCTGGGCATCTTCAGTGGCGTGCTTGGCGTCTGGTTCAGTCTGATCGGTTCCTATGATATTTCCTCGGGCGGCAATGGTGAATATCGCCTGATGACCGATGCCATGGAGCCCTTCCTTGAAAGCGGCTTTTCGCTGCTGCCTGTGCTGATCGGTCTCTTTGGCCTTGGCACCATCATGCAAGAGGCCGAAAAGGGCATTCGCGAGGAAGTGGGCAAGGGCAAGAAACTCGAGCTGAATGGCGGCAAGCGCTTCAGTCTCTCGGTTTTCAAGGGCCAGATTGTCAATCTGATCCGTTCGAGCAGTCTGGGCACATTTGTCGGCTTGCTGCCCGGTGTCGGTGGCAGTGCCGCCTCGGTGCTCTCCTATACCCAGCAGAAGAATTTCTCCAAGCACCCCGAACAGCTCGGCAAGGGGGCGCCAGAAGGTGTGATCGCCTCGGAAGCGGCCAATAACGGCTTGACCGGTGGTGCGCTCATCCCGCTGCTCTCTCTCGGTATTCCCGGAGATTCCACCACTGCGGTACTGATCGGGGCCTTCACCCTGCAGGGCATCCAGCTTGGGCCTCTCTTCATCGGCAACAATCTGGATACCTGGAACACCATGATGGTGGCGCTGCTATTTGCCAATCTGGTGATGTTTCTGGTGATGTTCTTTGCCATCCGCTATATCGTCAAGGTCATCACCATTCCGAAATATCTGCTCTATCCGGGCATCATCATGATGTGCGTGGTGGGGGCCTATGCCATCAATTTCGGCATCATGTTCGATGTCTGGACCCTGCTCTTCTTCGGCCTGTTCGGCTATCTGGGCCAGAAGGTCGGACTGGAGGTGGCGCCCTTCATCATCGGTTTCATTCTGGGTAAGCAGGCCGAGGTCTATTTCGTCAAGAGCCTTGAGTCCTTTGGTTCGCTGACAATCTTCTTCACCAAGAGTCCGATTGCCATGGTGCTTTGGGTGTTGATCCTGATCTCGGTTGCCTTCTCGATCTATGGCATGATCAAGCAGAAGTATAACAACAACAAACAAGCGTGA
- the garD gene encoding galactarate dehydratase — MSNSVPSLKVHPDDNVSIILTAGGLAAGAELDTGAILRDDVPFGHKVALADIPAGGAVIRYGVNIGFAKEPLQKGAWVNEHMIELPEAPHLETLKAPAQMPDPLPPLEGYTFEGYRNPDGSVGTRNILAISISVQCVAGVVEHAVRRIREELLPLYPNVDDVVALSHSYGCGVAIDATDAYIPIRTIRNIALNPNFGGEVMVVGLGCEKLRPEMIMVEGDDAATKMYLQDESLTGFSAMVDDILMQARLHLERLNKRQRESCPVSELVVGMQCGGSDAFSGITANPMLGAATDLIVRAGGSVMFSEVTEVRDSVHLLPPRAASPDVVEGLVREMAWYDAYLAKGGADRSANTTPGNKAGGLSGIVEKSLGSVAKSGSSPIVDVIGPGERLRRKGLTFAATPAGDFVCGTLQLAAGMNLHIFTTGRGTPYNLPTTPTIKVATNSALASRWFDLMDVDAGRIASGEISVEEGGWELFRLILDIASGRCQTAADKLGIRNDLVLFNPAPIT; from the coding sequence ATGTCCAACTCTGTTCCGAGCCTTAAGGTTCATCCTGATGACAATGTTTCCATCATTTTGACGGCTGGTGGTCTTGCGGCCGGAGCGGAGCTGGATACGGGAGCCATTTTGCGCGATGACGTGCCTTTCGGCCATAAGGTCGCTCTAGCCGATATTCCGGCCGGTGGCGCAGTGATCCGCTATGGGGTCAATATCGGCTTTGCCAAAGAGCCGTTGCAAAAGGGCGCATGGGTCAACGAACATATGATTGAGTTGCCCGAGGCGCCGCATCTTGAAACGCTCAAAGCCCCGGCGCAGATGCCCGATCCCTTGCCGCCTCTGGAAGGTTACACATTCGAGGGCTATCGCAACCCCGATGGCAGCGTCGGAACGCGCAACATATTGGCCATCTCCATCAGCGTGCAATGCGTTGCCGGCGTGGTCGAGCATGCCGTCAGGCGCATTCGCGAGGAACTGCTGCCTCTCTATCCCAATGTGGATGACGTCGTCGCGCTCAGTCATTCCTATGGCTGCGGCGTCGCGATCGATGCGACCGACGCCTATATTCCCATTCGCACCATCAGGAATATCGCGCTCAATCCCAATTTTGGCGGCGAGGTCATGGTTGTTGGGCTGGGCTGCGAAAAGCTCCGGCCCGAAATGATCATGGTGGAAGGAGATGACGCTGCCACCAAAATGTATTTGCAGGATGAATCCCTGACTGGTTTCTCGGCCATGGTGGATGACATCCTGATGCAGGCGCGCCTGCATCTTGAGCGGCTGAACAAGCGTCAGCGCGAAAGCTGTCCGGTCTCCGAACTGGTTGTCGGCATGCAGTGCGGGGGCAGTGATGCCTTCTCGGGTATTACAGCCAACCCGATGCTTGGAGCGGCAACTGATCTCATTGTCAGGGCAGGGGGGAGCGTGATGTTCTCCGAGGTGACCGAGGTTCGGGACTCGGTGCATCTGTTGCCACCGCGGGCCGCCTCGCCAGATGTGGTGGAAGGGCTGGTGCGCGAAATGGCTTGGTATGATGCCTATCTGGCCAAGGGCGGTGCGGACCGCTCGGCCAACACCACGCCGGGCAACAAGGCCGGGGGGCTCTCCGGTATTGTCGAGAAGTCACTGGGCTCGGTGGCCAAATCCGGCTCCAGTCCGATTGTCGATGTGATCGGGCCGGGAGAAAGGCTGAGGCGCAAGGGGCTGACCTTTGCTGCGACCCCGGCGGGAGATTTTGTGTGTGGAACTCTGCAGTTGGCGGCCGGAATGAACCTTCATATATTTACGACGGGACGAGGAACCCCCTATAATCTGCCGACTACGCCGACCATCAAGGTGGCAACCAACAGTGCGCTGGCTTCGCGCTGGTTTGACCTGATGGATGTGGATGCTGGCCGGATTGCCTCCGGTGAGATATCTGTCGAGGAAGGCGGCTGGGAGCTGTTCAGGCTCATTCTTGATATTGCCAGCGGGCGCTGCCAGACGGCGGCCGACAAGCTGGGCATTCGCAATGATCTGGTCCTGTTCAACCCGGCGCCAATTACATAA
- a CDS encoding LacI family DNA-binding transcriptional regulator, whose translation MADSSDEQLLTGEPRRARQGSQRVTLESVAKLAGVAPTTVSRALNYPDKVAKKTLDRINAVIEQTGYVPNMLAGGLASNKSKLVAVIVPSLVNIVYAETVQHFAKPMKEAGYQVLQGEVGYSLEEEEQLVTAILSRRPDGIFLTGIQHSPNCRRQLLAANIPIVETWDITPTPLDIVVGFSQQSVGKRTANYFYDKGYRKFAIVSAEDQRAQIRNASFLKTLADKGIEQVPTSIVPGISNLQLGRQGVAKLLDEGLHGALIFCSSDTLAHGVLTEVQSRGLSVPDDIAIVGFGDQNFAAHTYPALSTVRIDRATMGREAASALLARLAERGVEQPVLDVGFDIIERDTA comes from the coding sequence GTGGCAGATTCATCTGACGAGCAGCTGTTAACCGGTGAGCCAAGAAGAGCGCGGCAGGGTAGCCAGCGGGTGACGCTGGAAAGCGTTGCAAAGCTCGCCGGGGTCGCCCCCACCACAGTGTCCCGAGCGCTCAATTATCCGGACAAAGTGGCCAAGAAAACGCTCGACCGGATCAATGCCGTGATCGAGCAGACCGGCTATGTGCCCAACATGCTGGCTGGTGGCCTTGCCTCCAACAAGAGCAAGCTGGTTGCCGTCATCGTGCCCAGTCTGGTCAATATCGTTTATGCCGAAACCGTGCAGCATTTCGCCAAGCCAATGAAGGAGGCCGGCTATCAGGTCTTGCAGGGTGAAGTGGGTTATTCCCTTGAGGAAGAAGAGCAACTGGTAACCGCCATTCTCAGTCGCCGACCGGATGGCATCTTCCTGACCGGCATTCAGCATTCGCCCAATTGCCGCCGCCAGTTGCTGGCGGCCAATATTCCCATTGTCGAGACATGGGACATAACGCCGACACCGCTCGATATCGTTGTGGGCTTCTCCCAGCAGAGCGTGGGCAAGCGCACGGCGAATTATTTCTATGACAAGGGCTATCGCAAATTCGCCATTGTCTCGGCGGAAGACCAGCGCGCCCAAATCCGCAACGCGAGCTTTTTAAAAACTCTCGCAGACAAGGGGATCGAGCAGGTGCCGACCAGCATCGTGCCGGGCATATCCAATCTGCAACTGGGGCGTCAGGGCGTGGCCAAGCTGCTTGATGAGGGGCTGCATGGGGCGCTGATATTCTGCAGTTCCGACACGCTGGCCCATGGTGTTCTGACGGAAGTTCAGTCGCGCGGGCTGTCGGTTCCCGATGATATCGCCATCGTCGGCTTCGGTGATCAGAATTTTGCCGCTCACACCTATCCGGCGCTGTCCACCGTGCGGATTGACCGGGCGACCATGGGGCGCGAGGCCGCCAGCGCCCTTTTGGCGCGACTGGCTGAGCGGGGCGTTGAGCAGCCTGTTCTGGATGTCGGCTTTGATATTATCGAGCGCGATACGGCCTGA
- a CDS encoding FadR/GntR family transcriptional regulator, with product MKMSMEEKSAAPASGSLSERTARQIEQTIAERDLQPGDRLPTVQELSQRLGVSLSVVREAIASLRTSGIINTRQGAGIFVAEPSVMDNRGLFFGDLSQISSIVEILELRLAVEVEAAGLAAERHSMAQESRIYEAFEAIEQTMQEGGTGEAEDSRFHIAIAEATNNRRFVDFLSQLGNAMIPRNKLRPLPTSRDDHKAYLAQLQDEHRIILDAISRKCPDEARNAMRAHLSQSRDRYHSMIKAKTTLR from the coding sequence ATGAAAATGTCGATGGAAGAAAAGAGCGCAGCACCCGCAAGCGGATCGCTCAGCGAGCGAACGGCAAGACAGATCGAACAGACCATAGCGGAGCGCGACCTTCAGCCCGGAGATCGACTGCCAACCGTTCAGGAACTGAGCCAACGGCTTGGCGTCAGTCTCTCTGTCGTGCGTGAGGCGATTGCCTCGCTGCGCACCAGCGGCATCATCAACACAAGACAGGGTGCAGGCATATTTGTTGCCGAACCCAGCGTCATGGACAATCGCGGACTGTTTTTTGGCGATCTGTCGCAGATTTCTTCCATCGTGGAGATACTGGAATTACGACTTGCGGTGGAAGTGGAAGCGGCCGGTCTTGCCGCCGAGCGCCATTCCATGGCACAGGAATCGCGCATCTACGAGGCCTTTGAGGCAATCGAACAAACGATGCAGGAAGGCGGCACAGGCGAAGCGGAAGATTCCCGCTTTCACATTGCGATTGCCGAAGCAACGAATAATCGCCGTTTCGTCGATTTTTTGAGCCAGTTGGGCAACGCCATGATACCGCGCAACAAATTGCGCCCCTTGCCAACCTCGCGCGACGATCACAAGGCATATCTGGCCCAGCTACAGGATGAACATCGCATCATTCTTGACGCGATATCGCGCAAATGCCCTGATGAGGCTCGCAACGCCATGCGCGCGCATCTTTCCCAAAGCAGGGATCGCTATCACAGCATGATCAAGGCCAAAACGACCTTGCGCTGA
- a CDS encoding aldolase/citrate lyase family protein, with protein sequence MSNLINPPENRFMEAIRKGETQFGLWLALTSNIAAEAIGAVGFDWLVLDAEHAPNDLSTLLPQLQALRGSMSEPVVRATWNDPVLIKRYMDIGFRTILFPYVQDEKEAEAAVAAMRYPPEGVRGVATMHRSCSYGAEAGYIQSANARACALVQVETAGAAERIEQICDVKNLGGVFIGPSDLAASMNHLGDPGHKEVQDMMQHLCKVCKSKGVPIGTLAPVSADAKRYLEWGYSFVALGAEVALMRNAAISKLAEFKQA encoded by the coding sequence ATGAGCAATCTGATCAATCCACCAGAAAACCGCTTCATGGAAGCCATCCGGAAAGGCGAGACGCAATTTGGCTTGTGGCTTGCGCTGACCAGCAATATCGCAGCCGAAGCAATTGGCGCTGTCGGGTTCGACTGGCTGGTTCTTGATGCCGAGCATGCCCCGAACGATCTGTCTACTCTCCTGCCTCAACTGCAGGCCCTCCGAGGCAGCATGAGTGAGCCGGTCGTTCGGGCAACCTGGAATGATCCGGTACTGATCAAGCGCTATATGGATATCGGTTTCCGCACCATCCTTTTCCCCTATGTGCAGGATGAAAAGGAAGCCGAAGCGGCAGTTGCTGCCATGCGCTATCCGCCTGAAGGGGTGCGCGGCGTGGCCACCATGCACCGCTCCTGCTCCTATGGCGCGGAAGCCGGCTACATCCAGTCTGCCAATGCCCGTGCCTGCGCTCTGGTTCAGGTGGAAACCGCAGGGGCTGCCGAACGTATCGAGCAGATTTGCGATGTGAAAAATCTTGGCGGTGTCTTCATCGGACCGTCGGATCTGGCCGCCTCGATGAATCATCTCGGTGATCCCGGCCACAAGGAAGTGCAGGACATGATGCAGCATCTCTGCAAGGTCTGCAAATCCAAGGGCGTTCCGATCGGCACGCTGGCCCCTGTCTCCGCTGACGCCAAGCGCTATCTGGAATGGGGCTACAGCTTTGTTGCCCTTGGTGCGGAAGTGGCGCTCATGCGCAATGCGGCCATCTCGAAACTGGCAGAATTCAAACAGGCCTGA